The following coding sequences lie in one Spinacia oleracea cultivar Varoflay chromosome 1, BTI_SOV_V1, whole genome shotgun sequence genomic window:
- the LOC110800608 gene encoding senescence-associated protein AAF, chlorolplastic codes for MALTSSKVLRYPAVADQTANSNRQAILCSIPNSPRSSFHSRNQGACLRRLCSERSEESRPSPPPGSLWGLCRRPISYSRCRRLLMQCHLSGTPQTKSRESSRHAGESADITGEGIEEKEAQKSDGGQELASTIQGLAEAYKYVHNDAKFVNERARKDIVLLSRGLRSLDARARQDVAILGLEFLKLDARAREDTEKIDNDVKRKAERLHHIATILKDKAKSRLKTAADQHWSDGALEADLRRADLRAKRRAMGDTLMALEFVKNINDIMVNKMYKFPLRRKYGSQSIMLEKNGKALDFFPGEVSDDRINAIQEAYWSMAYALSEADGIDYTDPEELELLITTLIDLDAMDGKSSVSLLAECSSSPDVNTRQAVANALAAAPSMWTLGNAGMGALQRLAEDSDPIVAAAASSAIYELKQQWDIEEGDSMTFTLNQNGAEEDNIQTS; via the exons ATGGCGCTAACCTCAAGCAAAGTATTAAGATATCCTGCTGTTGCAGATCAAACTGCTAATTCTAACCGACAAGCAATTTTATGTTCTATACCTAATTCTCCAAGATCGAGTTTCCATAGTCGAAATCAGGGAGCCTGCTTAAGAAGATTGTGCAGTGAGCGTAGCGAGGAATCCAGGCCGAGTCCCCCTCCGGGAAGTCTATGGGGCCTATGCAGAAGACCTATAAGCTATTCTAGATGCCGGAGATTATTAATGCAATGCCATTTGTCAGGAACTCCTCAGACAAAATCAAGAGAAAGCAGCAGACATGCTGGTGAATCTGCAGATATAACTGG AGAAGGGATTGAAGAGAAGGAAGCTCAGAAATCTGATGGAGGCCAAGAGTTAGCTTCCACAATTCAAGGACTAGCAGAAGCCTATAAATACGTTCATAATGATGCAAAGTTTGTTAACGAAAGAGCACGTAAAGATATTGTCTTACTTTCTCG TGGTCTACGCAGCCTTGATGCTCGTGCACGTCAGGATGTAGCTATCCTCGGTTTGGAGTTTCTTAAACTAGATG CCCGGGCAAGGGAAGATACTGAAAAGATTGACAATGATGTCAAGAGAAAGGCTGAACGCCTTCATCACATTGCTACA ATTCTTAAAGACAAAGCAAAATCAAGACTAAAGACTGCAGCAGATCAACACTGGAGTGATGGAGCATTAGAG GCTGACTTACGGCGGGCTGACCTGCGTGCCAAGAGACGTGCGATGGGGGATACCCTTATGGCCCTAGAG TTTGTCAAGAACATCAATGATATTATGGTTAATAAGATGTACAAATT TCCTCTGCGCAGGAAATATGGATCTCAAAGtataatgcttgaaaagaatggAAAGGCTCTCGATTTCTTTCCCGGTGAAGTGTCCGATGATCGGATCAATGCTATTCAG GAAGCTTACTGGAGCATGGCATACGCGCTTTCTGAAGCAGATGGAATTGATTACACAGATCCTGAAGAG CTTGAGCTGCTGATTACGACACTCATAGACCTTGATGCTATGGATGGTAAATCAAGTGTATCACTCTTGGCCGAATGCTCTAGCTCTCCTGATGTCAATACTAG GCAAGCAGTAGCCAACGCACTAGCAGCAGCTCCGTCAATGTGGACACTTGGCAATGCAGGCATGGGAGCATTACAG AGATTGGCGGAGGATAGTGACCCGATTGTTGCTGCAGCTGCATCAAGTGCCATCTATGAGCTGAAGCAACAGTGGGATATAGAAGAGGGTGATAGCATGACATTTACGCTAAATCAGAATGGTGCAGAAGAGGATAATATCCAAACAAGCTGA
- the LOC110800612 gene encoding myosin-binding protein 3: MAPNKLAAMLTRNSRKIVFVLVHSFLEWVLIVFLLSNSIFSYMTRKFAHYFGLKQPCILCSQIDHLLEPMKTRDSYKALVCEIHASEISKMGYCSNHHTFAESHQMCEECFPAKSKNFPSYQIESNEKVWRCSCCEKIQEDKAEEIGSKANDVGSECEPQILSDFESIYLREAAEEDSNEDDQVDAHTADENKTRVEEALHGTLSDETKSDYDTFITMKRLKSDLESEQKARNELYSELEAERNAAAIAANQTMAMITRLQEEKAAMQMEALQYQRVMEEQAEYDQDALQLLNEVVVRREKEQKELEEELDVYRERFSDYDTKEKAMQLIQKCNGNFTSSCSIDNDSDVLSIDLNNHYNKVEDSNVCKDNSLMECSKQWGAIEDSLEELEEERISIIKRLKELEEKLKQDEQVFEEENKMEILLGKNDLDDTNSEFCSQEVNLVSCCFSNSIMISKNDPKTMASVARRLLDLVESDDNEITLTNEVGVDKDSKRLAMEKEMEHVYGRLQALEADTEFLRHCIGSVNKGDEGLLLLQQILQHLRQLRDAEICLSSN, encoded by the exons ATGGCTCCCAACAAGTTAGCTGCCATGCTAACCAGAAACAGTCGCAAAATTGTGTTTGTTCTAGTGCATtcttttcttgaatgggttctgATTGTTTTTCTTCTTTCTAACTCCATTTTCTCTTACATGACCAGAAAGTTTGCCCATTATTTTGGCCTTAAACAGCCTTGCATTTTGTGCTCTCAAATTGATCACTTACTAGAACCAATGAAAACTAGAGATTCTTACAAGGCTCTGGTTTGTGAGATTCATGCCAGTGAGATTTCAAAGATGGGTTACTGCTCGAATCATCACACATTTGCTGAATCACATCAAATGTGCGAGGAGTGTTTCCCTGCTAAGTCCAAGAACTTTCCCTCTTATCAGATTGAAAGTAACGAGAAAGTATGGAGATGCTCCTGTTGTGAGAAAATACAAGAGGACAAAGCTGAGGAAATTGGGTCGAAAGCTAATGATGTTGGCTCAGAATGTGAACCTCAGATCCTTTCGGATTTTGAAAGCATTTACCTCAGGGAAGCAGCAGAAGAGGACAGTAATGAAGATGATCAAGTGGATGCTCATACAG CTGATGAAAACAAGACCAGAGTAGAAGAGGCCCTGCATGGAACTCTTTCGGATGAGACGAAGAGTGATTATGATACTTTCATTACAATGAAAAGGCTCAAATCCGATCTTGAAAGTGAACAAAAAGCTAGAAATGAGCTGTATTCAGAACTAGAGGCAGAGAGAAATGCTGCTGCAATAGCTGCAAACCAGACAATGGCCATGATAACAAGGCTTCAAGAAGAGAAAGCTGCAATGCAAATGGAGGCACTACAATACCAAAGGGTGATGGAGGAGCAAGCAGAATATGACCAGGATGCGTTACAACTGTTAAATGAAGTAGTAGTCAGACGCGAGAAAGAGCAGAAAGAACTCGAGGAAGAACTAGATGTGTATCGTGAGAGATTTTCAGATTATGATACAAAAGAGAAGGCTATGCAATTGATTCAGAAATGCAATGGGAATTTCACTTCTTCCTGCAGCATTGACAATGATAGTGATGtgctatctattgatttaaataatcattataaCAAAGTTGAAGATAGTAATGTTTGCAAGGATAATTCTCTTATGGAATGTTCCAAACAATGGGGTGCAATTGAAGATTCACTTGAAGAGCTTGAAGAAGAGAGAATCTCTATAATAAAACGGCTTAAGGAGTTGGAAGAGAAGCTTAAACAGGATGAACAAGTGTTTGAGGAAGAAAACAAAATGGAGATTTTACTAGGTAAAAATGACTTGGACGATACAAATTCAGAGTTCTGCAGTCAAGAAGTAAATCTGGTATCTTGTTGTTTCTCTAACAGCATAATGATCAGTAAAAATGATCCGAAAACAATGGCTTCAGTTGCTCGCAGACTGCTTGATCTTGTAGAATCAGATGATAATGAAATAACATTAACTAATGAAGTTGGAGTAGATAAGGATAGCAAAAGGCTTGCAATGGAAAAGGAGATGGAGCATGTATATGGAAGGCTACAAGCATTAGAAGCTGATACAGAGTTTCTTAGGCACTGTATTGGCTCTGTCAATAAAGGAGATGAAGGACTACTTCTTCTTCAACAAATCTTGCAACATCTTCGTCAGTTAAGAGATGCAGAAATTTGCCTGTCATCAAATTAG
- the LOC110800611 gene encoding uncharacterized protein isoform X1 — protein MANTEIAGKSLVDLVFSWSIADILNKDLYKNKVKQIPKSFSSVTDYLDSFIFPLIEEMREDLCSSLTLLSRAPTCEISCIEITEGYKPPDNLICTIDLKATDCFEDNFEPYEPESGDLLALTNVRPKCLADIDSPKLPFLMALVQRVTEKNEEGYKLSVRLSKPIAPEVCILEKGCWVTFAVLLTNLTTNNRIWKALNLELGEGSFNIISNVLQKDPTVCRNCAICFSRERNWIEATTSGALIRSLDLNKSQEEAVLDCTALKECYHKCTVKLIWGPPGTGKTMTVASFLFAMLKMKCRVVTCAPTNVAVIGITKRLLKAASKFFEYGTYGLGDMVLFGNAKRMKLDDHAELFDVFLDFRVHMLNKCLQPSSGWVHCLESLICLIENPEQEYHLYLQDKSNKDGDNDYGEDEEDQLLDEVKGELDVRSDQDREAPKIAESYKRRTWRKIIEEHIRPGNKKHRIKAARQQQSAPEFKSYEKNSNHLRKILSLEEFYQKEFHVLKNRLKFYAPILYTHLPTSFISLRVVKSMINTLNTVDNLSSFFSSTNVPGGEADIIKEGCLQELKALRARFDVPDIHGTYSIRSFCLQNGNLFFCTASSSARLHIDGPRRINIVVIDEAAQLKECESTIPLQLPGLRHAILIGDERQLSSMVKSKNSEKAGFGRSLFERLVFLEHGRHLLNVQYRMHPLISLFPNKEFYGKQILDAPIVLDKRYQKHILPGKLFSTYSFIDVSCGQEMSDDGHSIKNMIEVAVICEILCRLSRDVSASKQRITIGIVSPYKAQVNAIEQKIRDTKIIGENVGFTVNVRSVDGFQGGEEDVILISTVRCNGNGSVGFLSDCRRTNVALTRARYCLWVIGSGETLLYSESVWQKLVIDAKTRGCFFDAEEDDGLACAIAFALLELGQPDGLLHVNSLLFRRSRWKVFFSNTFQQSMARIEKVAVRKEVLLLLSNISTGFRKPHQERYVSFKDLIPRLLEYIKVDEMLHVIWNVDIIEENASYVQILKVWDVLPWFEVPKLVNHLNTFFSTYSTERLNCCKFRCAEGNLVVPMTWPIDSFSSGNNLTMSDYIEVLARKFSLLTLKD, from the exons ATGGCGAACACAGAAATTGCTGGGAAAAGTTTGGTGGACTTGGTCTTCTCTTGGTCAATCGCTGATATTCTCAACAAAGACCTCTATAAAAACAAg GTCAAACAAATTCCGAAGTCATTTAGCTCCGTTACTGACTACTTGGACTCctttatttttcctttgatTGAAGAAATGCGTGAAGACCTGTGTTCTAGCCTGACATTGTTGTCGCGTGCTCCGACATGTGAGATTAGCTGCATTGAGATAACTGAAGGCTATAAACCACCTGATAATCTTATATGTACTATTGATCTGAAGGCGACTGACTGCTTTGAGGATAATTTTGAACCATATGAACCTGAATCTGGAGATCTTTTAGCATTAACAAATGTCAGACCTAAATGTCTGGCTGATATTGACAGCCCTAAACTACCATTCCTGATGGCTTTGGTTCAGAGGGTGACAGAGAAAAATGAAGAAGGATATAAGCTTTCAGTTCGGCTATCAAAACCTATTGCGCCTGAAGTATGTATTTTGGAGAAGGGCTGCTGGGTAACTTTTGCAGTTCTTCTGACTAACCTCACTACAAATAATCGTATATGGAAAGCATTGAACCTTGAACTGGGTGAGGGTAGCTTTAACATCATCAGTAACGTGCTACAGAAGGATCCAACT GTGTGCAGAAATTGTGCCATCTGCTTTTCTAGGGAAAGAAACTGGATTGAAGCCACAACCTCAGGAGCATTGATCCGCTCATTGGATTTGAATAAATCCCAAGAAGAAGCTGTGTTAGACTGTACTGCCCTGAAGGAATGTTATCATAAATGCACAGTTAAACTTATATGGGGTCCTCCAGGAACAGGGAAGACTATGACTGTAGCTTCTTTCTTGTTTGCTATGTTAAAGATGAAGTGCAGAGTAGTTACATGTGCTCCAACTAATGTTGCTGTGATTGGAATAACAAAACGACTGTTGAAAGCAGCTTCAAAGTTCTTTGAGTATGGAACTTATGGTCTTGGAGACATGGTTTTATTTGGTAATGCAAAGCGAATGAAGCTAGATGATCATGCAGAACTTTTTGatgtttttcttgattttcgtGTTCACATGCTTAACAAGTGCCTTCAGCCCTCATCAGGTTGGGTGCATTGTTTAGAATCATTGATATGTTTGATTGAGAATCCAGAACAGGAATATCATCTGTATCTGCAAGACAAAAGCAATAAAGATGGTGATAATGATTATGGTGAGGATGAGGAGGATCAGCTACTAGACGAAGTAAAAGGTGAGCTGGATGTTAGAAGTGACCAAGATAGAGAGGCACCGAAGATTGCTGAAAGTTATAAAAGGAGAACTTGGAGGAAGATAATAGAAGAGCACATTAGACCAGGAAATAAAAAGCACCGGATAAAGGCTGCAAGACAACAACAAAGTGCTCCAGAATTCAAGAGTTATGAAAAGAATAGTAATCACTTAAGAAAAATATTATCACTTGAAGAGTTTTACCAAAAAGAGTTCCATGTTCTTAAGAATAGGTTGAAGTTTTATGCACCTATCTTATACACTCACTTACCCACATCTTTTATTTCGTTAAGGGTTGTGAAAAGCATGATAAACACTCTCAATACAGTTGACAATCTTAGCTCATTTTTTAGTTCCACTAATGTTCCCGGTGGTGAGGCAGATATAATTAAAGAGGGGTGCCTGCAAGAACTTAAAGCCCTTCGTGCTCGTTTTGATGTACCAGACATACATGGGACATATTCTATCAGAAGTTTTTGTTTGCAAAATGGGAACCTGTTTTTTTGCACGGCCTCCAGTTCTGCTAGATTGCATATTGATGGACCTAGGCGGATAAATATAGTAGTTATTGATGAGGCTGCTCAACTCAAAGAATGTGAATCTACTATACCTCTGCAGCTTCCTGGTCTTCGTCATGCTATTCTCATAGGAGATGAACGACAGCTCTCTTCTATGGTGAAAAGTAAG AACTCCGAGAAGGCTGGATTTGGCAGAAGCTTATTCGAACGGCTTGTATTTTTGGAGCATGGGAGACACCTTTTGAATGTCCAGTACAGAATGCATCCACTGATTAGTTTGTTTCCGAATAAGGAGTTCTATGGAAAGCAGATATTAGATGCTCCCATTGTGTTAGATAAAAGATACCAGAAGCACATACTCCCAGGAAAGTTGTTTAGCACGTATTCTTTCATAGACGTCTCGTGTGGGCAAGAAATGTCAGATGATGGGCACAGCATAAAAAATATGATAGAAGTAGCTGTAATTTGTGAAATTCTATGCAGACTTTCTCGAG ACGTGAGTGCCTCAAAACAAAGGATTACCATTGGCATTGTATCTCCGTACAAAGCTCAAGTCAATGCAATTGAACAGAAGATCCGAGACACAAAAATCATAGGGGAAAATGTTGGATTTACTGTAAATGTTCGCTCTGTTGATGGTTTTCAGGGTGGTGAGGAGGATGTGATTCTAATCTCCACTGTCAGATGCAATGGGAATGGATCAGTGGGGTTTCTTTCTGATTGCCGAAGAACTAATGTGGCTTTGACAAGAGCAAG ATATTGCCTTTGGGTAATTGGGAGTGGAGAAACTTTGCTCTATAGTGAGTCAGTTTGGCAGAAATTAGTTATTGATGCCAAAACCCGTGGATGTTTCTTTGATGCTGAAGAAGATGACGGTTTGGCTTGTGCTATTGCTTTTGCCTTGCTGGAGCTTGGCCAGCCTGATGGATTGCTTCATGTGAATTCATTGTTATTCAGAAGATCTAGGTGGAAG GTCTTCTTCAGCAACACTTTTCAGCAATCCATGGCAAGAATAGAAAAAGTGGCGGTCCGTAAAGAGGTGCTCTTGTTGTTGTCAAATATTTCAACTGGTTTCCGCAAACCACATCAAGAGAGATATGTAAGCTTCAAGGATTTAATTCCTCGGTTGTTGGAGTACATCAAGGTGGATGAGATGCTGCATGTCATATGGAATGTCGATATTATTGAGGAAAATGCAAGCTATGTGCAAATTTTGAAGGTCTGGGATGTGCTTCCGTGGTTTGAGGTACCCAAGTTAGTAAACCACCTAAATACATTCTTTTCAACTTACTCAACGGAGCGCCTTAACTGCTGCAAGTTCAGATGTGCAGAAGG GAATTTGGTAGTTCCAATGACGTGGCCAATTGATTCATTCTCAAGCGGAAATAATTTGACCATGTCTGATTACATAGAGGTGTTGGCAAGGAAGTTTTCATTGCTTACTTTAAAGGATTGA
- the LOC110800611 gene encoding uncharacterized protein isoform X2, producing the protein MHILIVKQIPKSFSSVTDYLDSFIFPLIEEMREDLCSSLTLLSRAPTCEISCIEITEGYKPPDNLICTIDLKATDCFEDNFEPYEPESGDLLALTNVRPKCLADIDSPKLPFLMALVQRVTEKNEEGYKLSVRLSKPIAPEVCILEKGCWVTFAVLLTNLTTNNRIWKALNLELGEGSFNIISNVLQKDPTVCRNCAICFSRERNWIEATTSGALIRSLDLNKSQEEAVLDCTALKECYHKCTVKLIWGPPGTGKTMTVASFLFAMLKMKCRVVTCAPTNVAVIGITKRLLKAASKFFEYGTYGLGDMVLFGNAKRMKLDDHAELFDVFLDFRVHMLNKCLQPSSGWVHCLESLICLIENPEQEYHLYLQDKSNKDGDNDYGEDEEDQLLDEVKGELDVRSDQDREAPKIAESYKRRTWRKIIEEHIRPGNKKHRIKAARQQQSAPEFKSYEKNSNHLRKILSLEEFYQKEFHVLKNRLKFYAPILYTHLPTSFISLRVVKSMINTLNTVDNLSSFFSSTNVPGGEADIIKEGCLQELKALRARFDVPDIHGTYSIRSFCLQNGNLFFCTASSSARLHIDGPRRINIVVIDEAAQLKECESTIPLQLPGLRHAILIGDERQLSSMVKSKNSEKAGFGRSLFERLVFLEHGRHLLNVQYRMHPLISLFPNKEFYGKQILDAPIVLDKRYQKHILPGKLFSTYSFIDVSCGQEMSDDGHSIKNMIEVAVICEILCRLSRDVSASKQRITIGIVSPYKAQVNAIEQKIRDTKIIGENVGFTVNVRSVDGFQGGEEDVILISTVRCNGNGSVGFLSDCRRTNVALTRARYCLWVIGSGETLLYSESVWQKLVIDAKTRGCFFDAEEDDGLACAIAFALLELGQPDGLLHVNSLLFRRSRWKVFFSNTFQQSMARIEKVAVRKEVLLLLSNISTGFRKPHQERYVSFKDLIPRLLEYIKVDEMLHVIWNVDIIEENASYVQILKVWDVLPWFEVPKLVNHLNTFFSTYSTERLNCCKFRCAEGNLVVPMTWPIDSFSSGNNLTMSDYIEVLARKFSLLTLKD; encoded by the exons ATGCATATTCTTATA GTCAAACAAATTCCGAAGTCATTTAGCTCCGTTACTGACTACTTGGACTCctttatttttcctttgatTGAAGAAATGCGTGAAGACCTGTGTTCTAGCCTGACATTGTTGTCGCGTGCTCCGACATGTGAGATTAGCTGCATTGAGATAACTGAAGGCTATAAACCACCTGATAATCTTATATGTACTATTGATCTGAAGGCGACTGACTGCTTTGAGGATAATTTTGAACCATATGAACCTGAATCTGGAGATCTTTTAGCATTAACAAATGTCAGACCTAAATGTCTGGCTGATATTGACAGCCCTAAACTACCATTCCTGATGGCTTTGGTTCAGAGGGTGACAGAGAAAAATGAAGAAGGATATAAGCTTTCAGTTCGGCTATCAAAACCTATTGCGCCTGAAGTATGTATTTTGGAGAAGGGCTGCTGGGTAACTTTTGCAGTTCTTCTGACTAACCTCACTACAAATAATCGTATATGGAAAGCATTGAACCTTGAACTGGGTGAGGGTAGCTTTAACATCATCAGTAACGTGCTACAGAAGGATCCAACT GTGTGCAGAAATTGTGCCATCTGCTTTTCTAGGGAAAGAAACTGGATTGAAGCCACAACCTCAGGAGCATTGATCCGCTCATTGGATTTGAATAAATCCCAAGAAGAAGCTGTGTTAGACTGTACTGCCCTGAAGGAATGTTATCATAAATGCACAGTTAAACTTATATGGGGTCCTCCAGGAACAGGGAAGACTATGACTGTAGCTTCTTTCTTGTTTGCTATGTTAAAGATGAAGTGCAGAGTAGTTACATGTGCTCCAACTAATGTTGCTGTGATTGGAATAACAAAACGACTGTTGAAAGCAGCTTCAAAGTTCTTTGAGTATGGAACTTATGGTCTTGGAGACATGGTTTTATTTGGTAATGCAAAGCGAATGAAGCTAGATGATCATGCAGAACTTTTTGatgtttttcttgattttcgtGTTCACATGCTTAACAAGTGCCTTCAGCCCTCATCAGGTTGGGTGCATTGTTTAGAATCATTGATATGTTTGATTGAGAATCCAGAACAGGAATATCATCTGTATCTGCAAGACAAAAGCAATAAAGATGGTGATAATGATTATGGTGAGGATGAGGAGGATCAGCTACTAGACGAAGTAAAAGGTGAGCTGGATGTTAGAAGTGACCAAGATAGAGAGGCACCGAAGATTGCTGAAAGTTATAAAAGGAGAACTTGGAGGAAGATAATAGAAGAGCACATTAGACCAGGAAATAAAAAGCACCGGATAAAGGCTGCAAGACAACAACAAAGTGCTCCAGAATTCAAGAGTTATGAAAAGAATAGTAATCACTTAAGAAAAATATTATCACTTGAAGAGTTTTACCAAAAAGAGTTCCATGTTCTTAAGAATAGGTTGAAGTTTTATGCACCTATCTTATACACTCACTTACCCACATCTTTTATTTCGTTAAGGGTTGTGAAAAGCATGATAAACACTCTCAATACAGTTGACAATCTTAGCTCATTTTTTAGTTCCACTAATGTTCCCGGTGGTGAGGCAGATATAATTAAAGAGGGGTGCCTGCAAGAACTTAAAGCCCTTCGTGCTCGTTTTGATGTACCAGACATACATGGGACATATTCTATCAGAAGTTTTTGTTTGCAAAATGGGAACCTGTTTTTTTGCACGGCCTCCAGTTCTGCTAGATTGCATATTGATGGACCTAGGCGGATAAATATAGTAGTTATTGATGAGGCTGCTCAACTCAAAGAATGTGAATCTACTATACCTCTGCAGCTTCCTGGTCTTCGTCATGCTATTCTCATAGGAGATGAACGACAGCTCTCTTCTATGGTGAAAAGTAAG AACTCCGAGAAGGCTGGATTTGGCAGAAGCTTATTCGAACGGCTTGTATTTTTGGAGCATGGGAGACACCTTTTGAATGTCCAGTACAGAATGCATCCACTGATTAGTTTGTTTCCGAATAAGGAGTTCTATGGAAAGCAGATATTAGATGCTCCCATTGTGTTAGATAAAAGATACCAGAAGCACATACTCCCAGGAAAGTTGTTTAGCACGTATTCTTTCATAGACGTCTCGTGTGGGCAAGAAATGTCAGATGATGGGCACAGCATAAAAAATATGATAGAAGTAGCTGTAATTTGTGAAATTCTATGCAGACTTTCTCGAG ACGTGAGTGCCTCAAAACAAAGGATTACCATTGGCATTGTATCTCCGTACAAAGCTCAAGTCAATGCAATTGAACAGAAGATCCGAGACACAAAAATCATAGGGGAAAATGTTGGATTTACTGTAAATGTTCGCTCTGTTGATGGTTTTCAGGGTGGTGAGGAGGATGTGATTCTAATCTCCACTGTCAGATGCAATGGGAATGGATCAGTGGGGTTTCTTTCTGATTGCCGAAGAACTAATGTGGCTTTGACAAGAGCAAG ATATTGCCTTTGGGTAATTGGGAGTGGAGAAACTTTGCTCTATAGTGAGTCAGTTTGGCAGAAATTAGTTATTGATGCCAAAACCCGTGGATGTTTCTTTGATGCTGAAGAAGATGACGGTTTGGCTTGTGCTATTGCTTTTGCCTTGCTGGAGCTTGGCCAGCCTGATGGATTGCTTCATGTGAATTCATTGTTATTCAGAAGATCTAGGTGGAAG GTCTTCTTCAGCAACACTTTTCAGCAATCCATGGCAAGAATAGAAAAAGTGGCGGTCCGTAAAGAGGTGCTCTTGTTGTTGTCAAATATTTCAACTGGTTTCCGCAAACCACATCAAGAGAGATATGTAAGCTTCAAGGATTTAATTCCTCGGTTGTTGGAGTACATCAAGGTGGATGAGATGCTGCATGTCATATGGAATGTCGATATTATTGAGGAAAATGCAAGCTATGTGCAAATTTTGAAGGTCTGGGATGTGCTTCCGTGGTTTGAGGTACCCAAGTTAGTAAACCACCTAAATACATTCTTTTCAACTTACTCAACGGAGCGCCTTAACTGCTGCAAGTTCAGATGTGCAGAAGG GAATTTGGTAGTTCCAATGACGTGGCCAATTGATTCATTCTCAAGCGGAAATAATTTGACCATGTCTGATTACATAGAGGTGTTGGCAAGGAAGTTTTCATTGCTTACTTTAAAGGATTGA